One genomic segment of Rubripirellula amarantea includes these proteins:
- a CDS encoding zinc-dependent alcohol dehydrogenase family protein encodes MKAMLINAYGENATFDAADVAKPEVKSDHVLVKIAASSVNTVDTMIRNMGKDLPLSPDTPAILGMDFAGTVEAVGEGVKDYSVGDEVYGCAGGLADLPGTLAEYIVADSNLIAHKAKNLSMREAAALPLVAITAYEGLKRAGIQKRQKVLVHGGSGGVGHVALQLAKHWGAEVYSTGGGEKQLALIEQLGATGINYKNETVEQYVAKHTGGAGFEVVFDSVGGANLTNSFEAAALNGQVATTVSMCELDLTPAHFKGLSLHVVFMLIPMLHNFKREQHAEILRALAQICESGGLKPVLDEEQFSLEQVGQAYARLESGKAMGKVVVEV; translated from the coding sequence ATGAAAGCGATGCTCATTAACGCCTATGGCGAAAACGCGACTTTTGACGCTGCAGATGTTGCGAAACCCGAAGTGAAATCAGACCATGTGTTGGTCAAGATCGCCGCTTCGAGCGTGAACACGGTCGACACGATGATTCGCAACATGGGGAAGGACTTACCTTTGTCGCCCGATACGCCAGCCATTCTCGGGATGGACTTCGCCGGAACGGTTGAGGCAGTCGGCGAAGGTGTGAAAGACTATTCAGTCGGCGATGAAGTCTATGGCTGTGCCGGCGGGTTGGCTGACTTGCCTGGCACGTTGGCCGAATACATCGTCGCCGACAGCAACTTGATTGCCCACAAGGCGAAGAACCTGTCGATGCGAGAAGCCGCCGCATTGCCGCTGGTCGCGATTACGGCCTACGAAGGCTTGAAACGCGCCGGCATCCAAAAACGCCAGAAAGTTCTCGTGCATGGTGGCTCTGGCGGAGTTGGCCATGTCGCGCTGCAACTGGCAAAACACTGGGGCGCCGAAGTCTACTCGACTGGTGGCGGCGAGAAACAACTTGCTCTGATCGAACAACTCGGTGCAACTGGCATCAACTACAAAAATGAAACGGTGGAGCAGTACGTAGCCAAGCACACCGGCGGCGCGGGGTTTGAAGTCGTGTTCGACTCGGTTGGCGGTGCGAACCTGACGAACTCATTTGAAGCGGCTGCACTGAACGGTCAAGTCGCCACGACCGTCTCGATGTGCGAGCTGGATTTGACTCCGGCTCACTTCAAAGGCTTGTCTTTGCACGTCGTGTTCATGCTGATTCCGATGCTGCACAACTTTAAGCGGGAGCAACACGCAGAAATACTCCGCGCCCTGGCTCAGATTTGCGAGTCTGGCGGACTCAAGCCTGTACTGGATGAAGAACAGTTTTCGCTCGAACAAGTCGGGCAAGCGTACGCCCGCTTGGAGAGCGGAAAAGCAATGGGCAAAGTGGTTGTTGAGGTTTAA
- a CDS encoding muconolactone Delta-isomerase family protein, with protein MKVLIVHAHHEPKSFSSSLAKRAKEKLLSLGHEVTFSDLYALKFDPVSDRRNFTTTKDSGYLKQQAKEVHATENDGFAPDVEAEMQQLEAADSVIFSFPLWWFGMPAILKGWADRVLAAGRIYGGPKLFEGGIGGGIKRGLVLMTTGGGEATYGGWGVNPALDRMMTPIQHGTSWFNGFRLLNPFVAWSPAHIGDEGRREQLRELDRRMKSLFDVALLTLPPLADFPSFSVDTKNRFQVVVQFVKPFDEEFHRLVPAEHKMIDEWRRDGRLLEFARSEMDDPNPRVFMTLRATDAAELQDWFEQLPLADYLETEVTKLHKPV; from the coding sequence ATGAAAGTTCTAATTGTTCACGCTCACCATGAGCCAAAAAGTTTTTCATCGTCGCTCGCAAAGCGCGCTAAGGAGAAACTTCTTTCGCTCGGTCACGAAGTCACCTTCAGCGATCTGTACGCGTTGAAGTTTGATCCCGTCTCGGACCGTCGCAACTTCACGACGACCAAGGACTCCGGTTATCTCAAGCAACAGGCCAAAGAAGTTCACGCAACCGAAAACGATGGGTTCGCTCCTGATGTGGAAGCTGAGATGCAACAGCTCGAAGCTGCCGACTCAGTCATCTTCAGCTTTCCACTTTGGTGGTTTGGGATGCCTGCCATTTTGAAAGGTTGGGCCGACCGCGTCTTGGCAGCTGGACGAATTTACGGTGGTCCCAAATTGTTCGAAGGCGGCATTGGCGGAGGCATCAAGCGCGGTCTAGTCCTGATGACGACCGGCGGGGGTGAAGCGACGTATGGTGGCTGGGGAGTGAACCCAGCACTCGATCGAATGATGACACCTATTCAGCACGGCACTTCTTGGTTCAACGGGTTTCGTCTGCTGAATCCCTTCGTTGCCTGGTCACCCGCTCACATCGGCGATGAAGGCCGCCGAGAGCAATTGCGGGAACTCGATCGAAGGATGAAGTCGCTTTTCGATGTAGCTCTGTTGACGCTCCCGCCCCTTGCGGATTTTCCTAGCTTTAGCGTCGATACGAAAAACCGATTTCAGGTGGTCGTTCAATTCGTCAAACCATTCGACGAGGAATTTCATCGACTGGTACCCGCCGAACACAAAATGATCGACGAATGGCGACGCGATGGTCGGCTGCTCGAGTTTGCTCGTTCGGAAATGGACGATCCGAATCCGCGAGTCTTCATGACGTTGCGTGCGACTGACGCTGCGGAGCTCCAGGACTGGTTCGAACAACTGCCGTTAGCAGACTACCTTGAGACTGAAGTCACCAAGCTTCATAAGCCCGTATAG
- a CDS encoding TetR/AcrR family transcriptional regulator, translated as MPGKSKPQSVPSEPALHGRLTDRKRASIVQAAVEAFQQYGYFAASMNGIAEAASVSKRTLYNHFDSKEALFIEIIEELKFRVEQLPECKFDDSRDLAEQLTELAQSEIDFFTSEDVQALARAGLSRVLGEPDAGQQVDQRFFIRRVTTWMKKAQASGCLLEADAEFAAMQFVGLLRTFAFWPTIVHGEPPPSRRKRNQIVAQTVEMFLSRYAVN; from the coding sequence ATGCCAGGAAAAAGTAAACCGCAAAGTGTACCTTCTGAGCCAGCGCTCCATGGACGCCTGACCGATCGCAAGCGAGCGTCGATCGTGCAGGCGGCCGTCGAGGCGTTTCAGCAGTACGGCTATTTTGCTGCCAGCATGAACGGCATCGCTGAGGCCGCCTCGGTCAGCAAACGCACGCTGTACAACCATTTCGACAGCAAGGAAGCTCTGTTTATTGAGATCATTGAGGAACTAAAGTTCCGCGTCGAGCAATTGCCGGAATGCAAGTTCGACGATTCGCGTGATCTCGCCGAACAGTTGACGGAGCTTGCACAGTCCGAGATTGACTTTTTCACGTCGGAAGACGTGCAGGCACTCGCCCGAGCCGGATTGTCACGCGTGCTGGGGGAACCGGATGCGGGACAGCAGGTCGATCAGCGATTCTTCATCCGGCGAGTGACCACATGGATGAAGAAAGCGCAAGCTTCCGGCTGTCTACTTGAAGCCGACGCCGAGTTCGCAGCGATGCAGTTCGTCGGGTTGCTGCGGACGTTTGCTTTCTGGCCAACCATCGTCCACGGCGAGCCTCCACCCTCACGCCGCAAACGCAATCAAATCGTCGCCCAAACGGTCGAGATGTTTCTTTCTAGGTATGCAGTGAACTGA
- a CDS encoding HlyD family secretion protein, whose product MTGCSQEKESVSPDKPPKPVSIAVLQKTSPINQQFTTGSVVPWKSEQIGFEVAGRVAEVIEPNELVTPQIGSEADERTPDATPLARLDDEELRIAVESALASVEVAKLNRDANLVTIEQQLPAQIESAKAEADLADIELSRASELSRQNAISRSELDAARTNAATTKSRLASSNAELAQAKARQLALEAQILQARQQLSEAQRSLRNAVLFSPFPGQVSQIHAVPGTYVKEGDPVVTVQMMDPMTIEFEVTARDSRRYRRGDMLPVQVTDGSGNSRQLSGMVYRVDTVADPAARTFTVTMHVRNEIDESAYTLPDTDEPIAWTDQITPLNIGPMITGDRRQLVVREAVHMIGGETFVWKVTNRRWGTPSPPGDRLLSVTKVPVRITSDVIPYLGRWKFVAIEFTDPNVPINVDRDLITGKLYFKPTHSDSPVVDEVTSPSINPTNSGSPVVDEVTSPSIGTSSKDSLPRPLQNLETWTGCQVMLDDQRWLLRSGDIARISLTASEPTGGFFVPMKAVREEQGKTFIHVIDDTADRVTARRVFVDVAEGESVLGETVLLRITSTSPDELREGMQVIVEGTHYLNDGDRIVVSTLVGGHP is encoded by the coding sequence ATGACGGGGTGTTCGCAGGAGAAGGAATCGGTTTCACCCGACAAACCTCCCAAACCGGTTTCGATCGCTGTCTTGCAGAAAACTTCTCCGATAAACCAGCAGTTCACAACAGGTTCGGTTGTGCCATGGAAATCCGAGCAGATCGGGTTTGAGGTCGCAGGGCGCGTCGCTGAAGTGATCGAACCCAACGAGCTCGTGACGCCACAAATCGGTAGTGAAGCCGATGAACGGACACCTGATGCGACTCCGCTTGCCCGTCTCGATGACGAAGAATTGAGAATCGCCGTCGAATCGGCACTTGCCAGCGTCGAAGTTGCGAAGCTGAATCGCGATGCCAACTTGGTGACGATTGAGCAGCAGTTGCCCGCCCAAATCGAATCTGCAAAGGCCGAAGCCGACCTTGCCGACATTGAACTATCTCGAGCGTCGGAGCTTTCAAGACAGAATGCAATTTCACGTTCGGAACTCGACGCCGCTCGGACCAACGCCGCGACGACGAAATCGCGTCTGGCAAGTTCCAATGCCGAGTTGGCTCAGGCGAAGGCCCGCCAGCTTGCCCTTGAGGCTCAGATCCTGCAGGCCCGGCAGCAACTTTCCGAAGCCCAACGCAGCCTCCGAAACGCGGTGCTGTTCAGCCCGTTCCCCGGCCAGGTTTCCCAGATCCACGCGGTTCCTGGCACTTATGTCAAAGAAGGCGATCCAGTGGTGACGGTGCAAATGATGGATCCGATGACCATCGAATTTGAAGTCACTGCCCGCGACTCTCGCCGCTACCGTCGCGGTGACATGTTGCCGGTTCAAGTCACTGATGGCAGCGGAAATTCTCGCCAGCTTAGCGGCATGGTTTACCGAGTCGACACGGTGGCTGACCCGGCGGCGCGCACGTTCACGGTCACGATGCACGTGCGAAACGAGATCGACGAATCCGCGTACACGTTGCCCGACACCGACGAACCGATTGCTTGGACGGATCAGATCACACCGCTAAATATTGGCCCGATGATTACCGGCGACCGGCGACAACTTGTCGTTCGCGAAGCGGTTCATATGATCGGCGGCGAGACGTTTGTTTGGAAAGTGACCAATCGTCGCTGGGGAACTCCGTCGCCGCCGGGCGATCGGTTGCTTTCAGTGACCAAAGTCCCCGTGCGAATCACCAGTGATGTGATTCCCTATCTCGGTCGTTGGAAGTTCGTCGCGATCGAGTTCACCGATCCGAACGTCCCGATCAATGTCGACCGTGATCTAATCACCGGCAAACTTTACTTCAAGCCGACCCATTCCGATTCTCCCGTAGTGGACGAGGTTACGAGTCCCAGCATCAATCCAACCAATTCCGGTTCCCCCGTAGTGGACGAGGTTACGAGTCCCAGCATTGGAACCAGCTCGAAGGACTCGTTGCCTCGTCCACTACAAAATCTGGAGACTTGGACCGGCTGCCAAGTCATGCTTGACGATCAGCGGTGGCTATTGCGGTCGGGCGACATCGCGCGGATTTCATTGACCGCCAGCGAACCGACCGGTGGTTTCTTCGTTCCGATGAAGGCCGTCCGCGAAGAACAAGGTAAGACCTTCATCCACGTGATTGATGACACTGCGGATCGAGTCACCGCACGGCGAGTCTTCGTCGACGTTGCTGAAGGTGAATCGGTGCTCGGTGAAACCGTCTTACTGCGGATCACGTCGACTTCGCCAGACGAATTGCGTGAGGGAATGCAGGTCATTGTCGAAGGCACGCACTATCTGAACGACGGCGACCGAATTGTCGTTTCGACGCTTGTGGGAGGCCATCCATGA
- a CDS encoding efflux RND transporter permease subunit produces MRSLPDFAVRRPTITITLVLLLVAWGSVSFFTMPRREDPEFTLKIALVTTRWQGASAEQMEKLVTDPLEDAIDGLEEVRLIRSTSSSEQSVIFVELEDNVPGARVDDAWDRVRARIRNVTMPDESISPFLFDEFADTSVLLYAVHQRPLDGDSVVDPKYAYSSRQLDLYSERIRDSLRLLPGVSQVGRFGVQEEAIYIETDEGNWSTLDLTTAQIQSLAKSQNIVAPGGKIDAEDGRFFVKPSGDVGAVEAFDSLVVGVVATAEENGDAGFNQVQLKNMGLNVRRGYVDPAQRICRYGTPEFETPAITLAVSMKSGANIIDICDRSKESVAQLQSTGVLPPDLAVSIISDQSDSVKQRIREVGVNIVQAILVVVVLVYLVVGFRTAAVMAANIPFVVVSSLAIITLFDVQLEQMSLASMIISLGLLVDNAVQVCDQSRTNQIAGMSPREASVAGAKMLGISMLSGTATTVAAFIPMLIAMDGANREFIYSLPITLSVMLAVSWVLAMTFCVILAAWFIRPPKDLSRPTAPLPWLMSKLGTVWRRLRRKKNMPKNVEQLSPAVPQHSVGTTELQGGFYRLYAIAVGWALRHRFVTIFASIGTLLLATQLPVSSEFFPLTERDQFAVEIYLPESASIEQTNKVARRVEEMIRALSPHVDEEGESHERLYNMRTIVGGGGSRWYLAWEPETLKPNYAEILIHTTKGEFTHDFAEQLRVVARQGDESLGLSPIAGARVVPVELVLGPPADPVVLRVMGNGLADADELRSIANRVKSIVDAEPDTWDVNDSWGVSGQQLFVDVDSDRASLSGIRNAEVASTLDAYYSGKLLTTYRESDRQIPVYFRLNPESRRSLGAVSGSHIESRVGKVSLAAIASVKPQWRLETIDRRDGNRTIEVRSQINYGASGNDITTRVFNSEPMQKLKAELPAGYRIEIGGALEESMKAQWKMFRSFGMSFIAIILLLIFQFNSLARTAIIMVTLPLALVGALFGLWVTGNAFGFMPQLGVLALFGIVLNSAILFVEFADIVMKERTSGTDQPLSREAYHAAIVDAARQRLMPIFLTTATTVGGLVPLALGGGPLWQGLAWLLIFGLSFATLLTLFVIPVLYSFMSPEQQT; encoded by the coding sequence ATGAGAAGCCTTCCCGATTTCGCGGTGCGCCGGCCGACGATCACGATCACGCTGGTGTTGCTACTGGTCGCTTGGGGCAGCGTCAGTTTCTTCACCATGCCGCGTCGCGAAGACCCTGAATTCACACTCAAAATCGCCCTCGTGACGACTCGGTGGCAAGGTGCGTCGGCGGAGCAGATGGAAAAACTGGTCACCGATCCATTGGAAGATGCGATCGACGGTTTGGAAGAAGTCCGCTTGATTCGATCGACGTCCAGCAGCGAACAGTCAGTCATCTTCGTCGAACTCGAAGACAACGTGCCGGGTGCTCGAGTCGACGACGCGTGGGATCGCGTTCGGGCCCGGATTCGCAATGTGACGATGCCCGACGAAAGCATTTCGCCGTTTCTATTCGATGAATTTGCTGACACCAGCGTCCTGCTGTACGCCGTCCACCAACGGCCGCTCGATGGGGACTCGGTCGTTGATCCAAAGTACGCCTACTCATCGCGACAACTCGATTTGTACTCGGAACGCATTCGTGATTCGCTGAGGCTGCTACCGGGCGTTTCGCAGGTTGGTCGGTTCGGAGTTCAAGAAGAAGCCATCTATATCGAGACCGATGAAGGGAATTGGTCAACGCTGGATCTAACGACCGCACAAATTCAATCGCTTGCAAAATCGCAAAACATCGTCGCCCCGGGTGGAAAGATTGACGCCGAAGACGGACGTTTTTTCGTCAAGCCCAGTGGTGATGTCGGCGCGGTGGAGGCTTTTGATTCATTGGTCGTTGGTGTCGTGGCGACCGCGGAGGAGAACGGCGACGCAGGCTTCAATCAAGTGCAACTCAAGAACATGGGATTGAACGTTCGTCGTGGCTACGTCGACCCTGCTCAGCGGATTTGTCGTTACGGAACGCCCGAGTTCGAGACACCCGCCATCACCCTTGCGGTCTCGATGAAATCCGGTGCAAACATCATCGACATTTGCGACCGTTCCAAAGAAAGTGTCGCGCAGTTGCAAAGCACGGGCGTGTTGCCGCCCGATCTGGCCGTATCCATCATTTCCGATCAGTCGGATAGTGTGAAGCAGCGTATTCGCGAAGTTGGCGTGAACATCGTCCAGGCGATTCTGGTCGTTGTCGTTCTGGTATATCTGGTCGTTGGCTTTCGCACGGCAGCCGTCATGGCCGCCAACATCCCGTTCGTTGTTGTTTCGTCGCTGGCGATCATCACACTCTTTGATGTGCAACTGGAACAGATGTCACTGGCGTCGATGATCATCTCGCTGGGACTGCTGGTCGACAATGCGGTTCAGGTCTGCGACCAGAGTCGCACGAACCAGATCGCCGGCATGAGTCCACGCGAAGCATCCGTTGCGGGTGCAAAGATGCTTGGCATTTCGATGTTAAGCGGAACCGCAACGACGGTTGCCGCTTTCATTCCAATGCTGATCGCGATGGACGGTGCCAATCGAGAATTTATCTATAGCCTGCCAATCACGTTGTCCGTGATGCTGGCCGTCAGTTGGGTTTTGGCGATGACTTTCTGCGTCATCCTCGCCGCGTGGTTCATTCGACCTCCCAAAGATTTAAGTCGCCCCACCGCGCCGCTGCCCTGGTTGATGAGCAAACTGGGAACCGTGTGGCGCAGGCTTCGCCGAAAGAAAAACATGCCAAAGAATGTAGAACAGTTGTCCCCAGCTGTTCCCCAGCACTCAGTTGGGACAACTGAGCTACAAGGTGGCTTCTACCGACTCTACGCCATCGCCGTCGGATGGGCTCTGCGTCATCGCTTTGTCACGATCTTCGCATCCATCGGCACGTTGCTGCTGGCGACTCAGCTTCCGGTTTCAAGCGAGTTCTTTCCACTCACGGAGCGTGACCAATTTGCCGTTGAAATCTATCTACCCGAATCAGCTTCGATCGAACAAACCAACAAAGTGGCTCGTAGGGTCGAAGAAATGATCCGCGCGCTGAGCCCGCATGTTGATGAGGAAGGAGAATCGCACGAGCGTTTGTACAACATGCGCACGATCGTCGGCGGAGGCGGGTCGCGCTGGTATCTCGCATGGGAACCGGAAACCCTGAAGCCAAACTACGCCGAAATCCTGATTCACACGACCAAGGGAGAGTTCACTCACGACTTCGCCGAACAACTGCGCGTCGTGGCGAGGCAAGGTGACGAATCGCTGGGGCTGTCGCCGATCGCCGGCGCCCGAGTCGTTCCGGTTGAACTGGTGCTTGGCCCGCCCGCGGATCCTGTCGTCCTGCGCGTCATGGGTAACGGGCTCGCCGACGCGGACGAACTCAGGAGCATTGCGAATCGCGTCAAGTCGATTGTGGACGCCGAGCCTGACACGTGGGACGTTAATGATTCGTGGGGCGTGTCGGGCCAGCAGTTGTTCGTCGATGTGGATTCAGATCGGGCCAGCCTTTCAGGAATTCGCAACGCGGAAGTTGCCTCAACGCTTGATGCTTACTATTCCGGCAAACTGCTGACGACCTATCGCGAGAGCGACCGTCAAATCCCGGTCTACTTTCGGTTGAATCCCGAAAGCCGCCGGTCGCTTGGTGCCGTGAGCGGTTCACACATCGAAAGCCGCGTCGGCAAGGTTTCGCTGGCAGCCATCGCGAGCGTGAAACCGCAATGGCGTTTAGAGACCATTGATCGACGCGATGGGAATCGAACGATCGAAGTCCGATCACAGATCAACTACGGGGCGTCCGGCAACGACATCACGACGCGCGTCTTCAACTCCGAGCCGATGCAAAAGCTGAAAGCCGAGTTGCCTGCCGGATATCGCATCGAGATCGGGGGAGCTCTTGAAGAGTCGATGAAGGCTCAGTGGAAAATGTTCCGGTCATTCGGCATGTCATTCATCGCAATCATTTTGTTGTTAATTTTCCAATTCAACAGCCTCGCCCGCACCGCAATCATCATGGTCACGCTGCCGCTCGCTCTCGTGGGCGCACTGTTCGGACTGTGGGTGACGGGTAACGCGTTCGGATTCATGCCGCAACTTGGCGTGCTGGCGCTATTCGGAATCGTTTTGAATTCGGCCATTCTGTTTGTCGAATTCGCTGACATTGTCATGAAGGAACGAACATCCGGAACCGATCAGCCCCTTTCGCGCGAGGCTTATCACGCTGCGATCGTCGACGCTGCACGGCAACGACTGATGCCGATTTTTCTGACAACCGCGACGACCGTCGGCGGACTCGTTCCTCTTGCACTTGGCGGTGGACCGCTTTGGCAAGGGCTGGCGTGGTTGCTGATCTTCGGCCTGTCCTTCGCCACTCTGCTGACGCTGTTCGTCATCCCCGTCCTGTATTCCTTCATGTCGCCAGAGCAACAAACGTAG
- a CDS encoding transposase has product MPRQSRDDRAGQIYHALNRGNQRQEIFHKPEDYEGFIRVLAEGLQKYPLELFSFTLMPNHWHLVLRPAKDGQMGRLLRWVTATHTLRYRGHYHNRGDGHLYQGRFKSFPIDDDEHFYVVCRYVERNPLRAKLVNSAKDWPHGSLYRWNKSFEPDPKLLSPWPIRRLPRWNERVDQALTAGELKELRTCVGRSRPYGSEEWVEQVAERYGLWHTLRPAGRPRKRQKSKATAK; this is encoded by the coding sequence ATGCCACGTCAAAGCCGAGATGATCGAGCAGGGCAGATCTACCATGCTCTGAATCGTGGGAATCAAAGACAAGAGATCTTTCACAAGCCAGAAGACTACGAGGGCTTCATCCGTGTGCTGGCCGAGGGTTTGCAAAAGTATCCTCTTGAATTGTTCAGTTTTACTTTGATGCCGAATCATTGGCACTTGGTCCTTCGCCCGGCGAAGGACGGACAGATGGGACGATTGCTACGTTGGGTCACCGCGACACACACCCTTCGATACCGGGGTCATTATCACAACCGAGGCGACGGGCATCTTTACCAAGGAAGGTTTAAAAGTTTCCCGATCGACGACGACGAGCACTTCTATGTGGTCTGTCGCTATGTCGAACGCAATCCTCTGCGGGCCAAGCTGGTCAATTCCGCGAAGGACTGGCCTCACGGTTCGCTCTACCGCTGGAACAAGTCATTCGAGCCGGATCCAAAGCTGCTTTCCCCGTGGCCAATCCGTCGACTCCCCCGCTGGAATGAACGGGTCGATCAGGCTTTGACCGCTGGCGAGCTGAAGGAGTTGCGAACGTGTGTTGGTCGCTCTCGTCCCTATGGAAGCGAAGAGTGGGTTGAACAGGTCGCTGAACGCTACGGGCTTTGGCACACTCTGCGTCCCGCCGGTCGTCCACGCAAGCGACAAAAGTCAAAGGCAACCGCCAAGTGA
- a CDS encoding thiol-disulfide oxidoreductase DCC family protein, whose protein sequence is MKWLDRKNRIQFTDIAADDFNAAEYEKTPAQFMDEIHGRLPDGQWIIGVEVFRQLYSAVGLGPLVWPTRLPGISHALDFGYQVFAKNRLRLTGRCTKETCEVG, encoded by the coding sequence CTGAAATGGCTCGATCGCAAAAACCGCATCCAATTCACTGACATCGCAGCGGACGATTTCAACGCGGCAGAATACGAAAAGACGCCCGCTCAATTCATGGATGAAATCCACGGTCGACTTCCTGATGGCCAGTGGATCATCGGCGTCGAAGTCTTCCGCCAACTCTACTCCGCCGTCGGCCTCGGCCCGCTCGTTTGGCCAACCCGCCTCCCCGGCATCTCGCACGCCCTCGACTTCGGCTACCAAGTCTTCGCCAAGAACCGTCTCCGTTTAACCGGTCGCTGCACGAAAGAGACTTGCGAAGTCGGGTGA